The genome window AGGAAATGACCGTTGCCGATGCATTTTTAGCTGCCAATATTCGGGCAAAGCAATTATATGGAAAACCAGGACATGGTTTATCAGTAAGTGTCAATGGACAAGATATTTTCATCCCTGGTGGTCACGGTCAACCGGCGGAAATTTTAGTGAATGGTCATCAGGCATCCACAAAAACGATGATTAAAACAGGCGATGCCATCCAGTTAATTGAAGGCCAAGACGGTCAGCCAGCTAATGCTACAGTGAGAGACATTGTAGATGATGCTGCCATTAAAACAGTTGCAATTCAGCATACAAAATATGTGATTGAACCACAAATAACTGTTAATGGTTCTCCTGCATCACTCGATAGTGCATTAAATGATCGAGATGTTATCATGTTTGAAATAGCTGAAACAGTCGAGGATGTATTTAAGCTCACAAATAATTGGGAGTTATTAAAACAATTTGAGTCATTTTATATTCAAGTGGACGGAAAGCCACTTTATCTACCTGAGTTTTCAGCCCATTTAATGATTAATGATAAACTATCTAAAATGTCATATGCTGTACACGATGGTGATGTTATTTCATTTCAACAACAAGCATTCCCTACGGTTCAACGGATTGCTGACCAAATGAATGTTTTACTTGAGGATAAAATCATTATACATTTTCAAAGCGAGGTGTTAGAGCTAAAGAAGATGGCGAATGAAGTACTCGTTAATCAAGTGGTAGTATCACCTCTTTCAACCGTTCCAAATGGAGCAACAATTTCATTTAAAGAAAAAGACCGGAGTCGTTGGATATACCAAGATGTGTTCCGCTTCTCCAATTGGCAACTACCTACTACATTTAAAGGTAATTTTACGATTTTACGAAATGATCAACCAGCAAGCTTTGATATGGAAATCTTCGGCGGAGATAAATTAGAAATTTTACTAAAAGAAGCGCCTATATCTGAACAAATGCGCTAAAGCGCTCGTTTACATCCGACAAGCGCTGGAGAGCCCGAAGCAAAAGTAAACGCTCCACCACTTTTGCCCGAGGGATCGAAGCGACCTCGAGGATGTAGCGTTTTAGCCTAGACGACGACTTTGCTCTAGTTTATCCACAGGCAAAAAACCCATAGTTTCCTTAACAATAAAAAAAGGGATACGATACATCGTTGTCAGATGTATCGTATCCCTTTTATATATTATGCTTAAGCGCGAACTTCTTCACTTTTTTCTTCAGCTTGTTCCTTTTTTTCACTAGCATCCTCTGCTTTAGGTTCTTCACTAGGAATGAACTCCTCTAGTGGCTCTTCACCCTCAAAAGAAACAGTACCATCGTCAAAAACAGTTGGTGCTTTTGCTGATTTTAATATTTTTACTTTCTCTACTAATTGTGTAGATTGCTCTTGAATTTGTTTAGATAATTGAACCGTTTTATCTTTTGCAGTTGTCGAGAAATCCGCACTCTTATCTTTTAAGTTAACAGCTTGTACTGCTACATCGCTACGTAAATCTTTTCCTGATTTTGGAGCTAATAATAAGCCTGTAGCTGCACCTACTATCCCCCCAACTAATGCGCCAATAACAAAATCCTTCATGTTCACACGCTCCTCTTCATAAATCGAATCTTGCGGATGATAAAGCTGTGGCAATGAACTTTCAAGCTGTTGTTCCTTCACTTCATTAAAATTTGGTTTTTGAGTTGTCATGCAACAATTCCTCCCCATATTATAATCTAATTTGCCTAGACTGGTTGTCCATCTACTTTAGCAGATGCATCTTCAACTTATGCCTAAGACTTTATTTTTATTCAGCTGACATTCAATGCCTACCGAATAATAATCACTTTTTACGGCCCCATTTTCTTCTCGGTTTTTCCGATTGCTCTGATTCAAAAGGGTATACATCTTCTTGAACCACTTCATGTGCCTGATCGATTATTTTACGCTTTTTCCACTTATCTGCTATGCCTATTGCGACATTGCTCCACTGAACAACTTGTGCTATTTTTTCTTCATTTTGTTCCACACTATTTGAGATCGAAGAGGTAATTTGCTGTACAGACGTATTTAAACCGTTCACAGAGTCACCAATT of Lysinibacillus agricola contains these proteins:
- a CDS encoding YtxH domain-containing protein — its product is MTTQKPNFNEVKEQQLESSLPQLYHPQDSIYEEERVNMKDFVIGALVGGIVGAATGLLLAPKSGKDLRSDVAVQAVNLKDKSADFSTTAKDKTVQLSKQIQEQSTQLVEKVKILKSAKAPTVFDDGTVSFEGEEPLEEFIPSEEPKAEDASEKKEQAEEKSEEVRA
- a CDS encoding DUF948 domain-containing protein, with product MEVILYIAAIIAAIGFLILCVSVGMTLFSLKSILNSLAGTLSGIEGQMEGITRETTSLLSKTNSLAEDIQEKSEQLNSVVHAVKGIGDSVNGLNTSVQQITSSISNSVEQNEEKIAQVVQWSNVAIGIADKWKKRKIIDQAHEVVQEDVYPFESEQSEKPRRKWGRKK